From one Thermatribacter velox genomic stretch:
- a CDS encoding permease, whose protein sequence is MKVDVSTLVLYGVALSWLLISFQKDKARTILALKKAWKSFAGILPPFLTVIFLISLVIVFLPERSIAAFLGEQSGFPGYLIASLVGAITLIPGFVAFPMAKMLLDQGAGIAQMAVFISTLMMVGVVTAPLEARYFRLRATLWRNLLAYFYSFLVGYVVWIAVKGW, encoded by the coding sequence ATGAAGGTGGATGTTTCAACTTTAGTTCTTTACGGTGTAGCTTTGAGTTGGTTGCTGATTTCTTTTCAAAAAGACAAGGCCAGGACCATCCTTGCCCTGAAAAAGGCCTGGAAGAGCTTTGCTGGCATTTTACCTCCATTTTTAACTGTGATTTTCCTCATTTCTTTGGTGATCGTTTTTCTGCCTGAGCGGAGCATAGCCGCTTTTCTGGGAGAGCAAAGTGGTTTTCCTGGTTATCTAATAGCTTCTCTGGTTGGTGCCATAACGCTTATTCCAGGATTTGTGGCTTTCCCCATGGCTAAGATGCTTCTTGACCAAGGAGCAGGAATAGCGCAGATGGCAGTCTTTATTTCCACGCTCATGATGGTGGGGGTGGTCACTGCACCTCTTGAAGCGCGCTATTTCCGGCTTCGAGCAACGTTATGGCGCAACCTTCTGGCATACTTTTATTCTTTCCTGGTTGGGTACGTGGTCTGGATAGCGGTGAAGGGATGGTGA
- a CDS encoding class II D-tagatose-bisphosphate aldolase, non-catalytic subunit, whose amino-acid sequence MAGAEFFKSMIELRKKGEKVGICSVCSAHPQVIEATLEFSRKANLPALIESTSNQVNQFGGYTGMKPRNFRDFVYRLAQKVNFPLENIILGGDHLGPNPFRERPSEEAMALGCQMVEEYVRAGFTKIHLDASMYLGDDQRTPGEPLDIEIVAERTATLAEAAERAFWEKGSGEKPWYVIGSEVPMPGGSFELEGPPEVTSPAHFRQTVEATREAFLQKGLAEAWERVIAVVVQPGVEFDDSRVFVYSREKAQELSRALTRYPDLCFEGHSTDYQPPRALREMVEDGVAILKVGPALTFSAREAIFMLANMEKELLPLYREWQPSELFGVVEQVMLKHPKYWEKYYQGDEGRLRFAMKYSFFDRVRYYWAYPEVQEALKRLFSNLRSVELPLALLSQFFPLQYRKVRDGLLSKDPEDLVKDWIGMTLEDYFYAVSPQK is encoded by the coding sequence TTGGCTGGTGCAGAGTTTTTTAAATCCATGATTGAGCTACGCAAAAAGGGAGAGAAGGTTGGTATTTGTTCGGTGTGCAGCGCTCATCCTCAGGTTATTGAGGCTACTCTTGAGTTTTCCCGAAAGGCGAATTTGCCGGCTTTGATTGAGTCCACTTCCAATCAGGTGAACCAATTCGGTGGATATACCGGTATGAAGCCTCGAAATTTTAGGGATTTTGTGTATCGCCTGGCTCAAAAGGTGAATTTCCCGCTTGAGAATATTATCTTAGGCGGCGATCACTTAGGCCCCAATCCCTTTAGAGAGCGACCATCTGAAGAAGCAATGGCTCTCGGTTGCCAGATGGTTGAAGAATATGTGAGAGCAGGTTTTACCAAAATTCACCTGGATGCCAGCATGTATCTTGGTGATGATCAGAGAACTCCTGGTGAACCCCTGGATATAGAGATAGTTGCTGAGCGCACAGCAACCCTTGCTGAAGCTGCCGAGAGAGCGTTCTGGGAGAAGGGAAGTGGAGAAAAGCCCTGGTACGTTATTGGGAGTGAAGTGCCCATGCCGGGAGGTTCTTTTGAGCTGGAAGGTCCTCCTGAGGTTACCTCGCCTGCTCACTTTCGCCAGACAGTGGAAGCAACCCGCGAGGCTTTTTTGCAAAAAGGCCTTGCTGAAGCCTGGGAAAGGGTTATTGCAGTGGTGGTACAGCCAGGGGTAGAGTTTGATGATTCCCGAGTTTTTGTTTATTCCAGAGAAAAGGCTCAAGAGTTGAGCCGGGCTCTCACCAGGTATCCCGACCTCTGTTTCGAGGGTCATTCTACGGACTACCAACCCCCTCGAGCACTTCGGGAAATGGTTGAAGACGGAGTCGCCATTTTGAAAGTTGGTCCAGCTCTTACTTTTTCCGCTCGGGAAGCGATTTTTATGCTGGCTAATATGGAGAAAGAACTCTTACCTCTTTATCGAGAGTGGCAACCTTCTGAGCTTTTTGGGGTAGTGGAGCAAGTTATGCTCAAACATCCCAAGTACTGGGAAAAGTACTATCAGGGTGATGAAGGCCGGTTGCGTTTTGCGATGAAATATAGTTTCTTCGATCGGGTGCGCTACTACTGGGCTTATCCGGAGGTGCAAGAAGCGCTGAAGCGTTTGTTTTCCAATCTGCGCTCTGTGGAACTGCCTCTTGCTCTGCTCAGTCAGTTTTTCCCACTTCAATATCGCAAGGTTCGTGACGGTTTACTGAGTAAAGACCCTGAGGACCTGGTAAAAGACTGGATTGGCATGACCCTTGAGGATTATTTTTATGCTGTTTCACCCCAAAAATAA
- a CDS encoding PadR family transcriptional regulator: MCRSHHHEHCECPGFRMGRFLQPCLLLLLARRRAHGYELIEELQKLWFEGENLDPGLVYRTLRRLEEDGFVQSEWVTEGPGPAKRVYILTEDGKIALHSWAKYIETQIPRLQSFLAHYRGLEKESTK, encoded by the coding sequence ATGTGCAGAAGCCACCATCACGAACACTGTGAGTGCCCAGGTTTTAGGATGGGCAGGTTTTTGCAGCCCTGTCTTCTGCTTTTGCTGGCTCGTCGCAGAGCCCACGGCTATGAGCTGATTGAAGAATTACAAAAGCTGTGGTTCGAGGGGGAGAACCTGGACCCCGGATTGGTTTATAGGACCCTGCGCCGTTTAGAAGAAGATGGTTTCGTTCAATCAGAGTGGGTAACTGAAGGACCTGGTCCGGCCAAGAGAGTGTATATTTTAACCGAGGATGGCAAAATTGCCCTCCACTCCTGGGCGAAATACATAGAAACTCAAATTCCACGACTTCAAAGTTTTCTCGCTCACTACCGGGGACTTGAAAAGGAGTCAACAAAATGA
- a CDS encoding ATP-binding protein — translation MKRKVIQIDQEKCNGCGKCVTACVEGVIQLVNGKAQLVNENHCDGLGACIGECPQGAIRLIEKEVAPPKEKEDNLSCPAFAFSQKKPDWPLQLALVAPFVSFPQKTKLRIAADCCAFENPMLFVQNEPTTRTVIACPKLDQRGEEYLEKLKHILHNNPQIEEVEVVYMEVPCCRGLLYLVQEALNASGREIRLTTKMVRIGENN, via the coding sequence GTGAAAAGAAAAGTCATCCAGATAGACCAGGAAAAATGCAATGGTTGCGGAAAGTGTGTCACCGCATGTGTAGAGGGAGTCATTCAGCTGGTGAATGGCAAAGCCCAGCTGGTCAACGAAAATCACTGTGACGGACTAGGTGCTTGCATTGGAGAATGCCCTCAGGGAGCAATACGTCTGATTGAAAAGGAAGTTGCTCCTCCCAAAGAAAAAGAGGATAATCTCTCCTGTCCTGCTTTTGCTTTTTCACAAAAGAAACCCGACTGGCCCTTGCAGCTTGCTTTGGTTGCACCATTTGTCTCCTTTCCCCAAAAAACGAAACTGCGCATAGCCGCCGACTGCTGCGCCTTCGAAAATCCGATGCTTTTTGTACAAAACGAACCAACAACGAGAACCGTAATTGCCTGTCCTAAGCTTGACCAGCGCGGGGAAGAATACCTGGAAAAACTAAAACACATCCTGCACAACAATCCCCAGATCGAAGAAGTGGAAGTGGTCTACATGGAAGTTCCCTGTTGCCGAGGACTTCTCTACCTCGTTCAGGAAGCTCTGAATGCAAGTGGTCGAGAAATACGGCTTACCACGAAAATGGTGAGAATTGGAGAAAATAACTAA
- a CDS encoding sugar kinase encodes MPEIISLGEALVEIMRHEVGVGFDRPDFFVGPFPSGAPAIFADCAARLGARVGFIGTVGNDDFGKVILDRLEKDGVDLRYCYIDSHLTTGVAFVAYFEDGSRKFIYHIGNAASGVIEEERIKEDYFEGASFLHINGSALSMNEAWRKAIYRAVSVARERGVKISLDPNLRPEILGVDKVRDICRPVVEAASFVFPSGEEAMMLTGKVTPDEACRFLVESGVEYVVLKRGDKGSTVYVKGRSFEVPAFKVDEVDPTGAGDCFDAAFLVGMLRGFDLEKCARFANAVGALAVTRKGPMEGAPFFEDAMSFMERS; translated from the coding sequence GTGCCAGAAATTATTTCCTTAGGCGAGGCTTTGGTGGAAATCATGCGTCATGAAGTGGGAGTGGGCTTTGACCGGCCGGATTTTTTCGTTGGGCCTTTCCCAAGTGGTGCTCCAGCTATCTTTGCTGATTGCGCTGCCCGCCTTGGAGCCAGAGTTGGTTTTATAGGGACGGTGGGGAATGACGATTTTGGCAAGGTGATTCTTGACCGCCTGGAAAAAGACGGTGTGGACCTTCGTTACTGTTACATTGACTCGCATCTTACCACTGGTGTGGCTTTTGTGGCCTATTTTGAAGACGGTTCCCGAAAGTTTATCTATCACATTGGCAACGCAGCAAGCGGAGTTATAGAGGAGGAGCGCATCAAAGAAGATTACTTTGAGGGAGCTTCTTTCCTTCACATCAATGGTTCGGCTCTTTCCATGAATGAGGCCTGGAGGAAGGCAATTTATCGGGCTGTTTCTGTGGCCCGTGAGCGGGGAGTAAAGATAAGCCTGGACCCCAACTTGCGTCCGGAAATACTGGGTGTGGACAAAGTGCGTGATATCTGTCGTCCGGTAGTTGAAGCAGCTTCGTTTGTTTTTCCAAGCGGTGAAGAAGCCATGATGTTGACCGGCAAGGTTACTCCCGACGAAGCCTGTCGTTTCTTGGTGGAAAGTGGAGTGGAGTATGTAGTTTTGAAAAGGGGAGATAAAGGCAGTACCGTTTATGTTAAGGGAAGGAGTTTTGAAGTTCCGGCTTTCAAGGTGGACGAGGTTGACCCCACAGGCGCTGGTGATTGTTTTGATGCCGCTTTTCTGGTGGGCATGCTGCGCGGGTTTGATCTGGAAAAATGTGCTCGTTTTGCCAACGCGGTGGGTGCTCTGGCGGTAACTCGCAAAGGGCCCATGGAAGGAGCGCCGTTTTTTGAGGATGCGATGAGTTTTATGGAACGCAGTTAA
- a CDS encoding flavodoxin family protein, with the protein MKALIIYFSLHHGNTEKIARAIAETLKAELKTPDEVTPQELLQYDLLGFGSGIFFGKHHRKIVDFIQKLPQVQGKNALVFSTSGMGRKSFNQHLSKLLEEKGFNVVGSFACRGYDTYGPLKLIGGINRGRPNQKDLEEAKKFAREVAEKIKSS; encoded by the coding sequence ATGAAGGCGCTGATAATATACTTTTCTTTGCATCACGGTAACACAGAAAAAATAGCCCGAGCCATTGCCGAAACTCTGAAAGCAGAGTTGAAAACTCCTGATGAGGTAACTCCCCAGGAGCTTCTCCAGTATGACCTTCTCGGCTTTGGTTCCGGGATTTTCTTTGGCAAACACCATCGCAAAATCGTAGATTTCATTCAGAAACTTCCTCAAGTTCAGGGGAAAAATGCCCTGGTCTTTTCAACCAGCGGAATGGGCAGAAAAAGCTTTAATCAGCACCTTTCAAAACTCCTTGAAGAAAAAGGCTTCAACGTTGTGGGTAGCTTCGCCTGTCGAGGATACGACACCTATGGACCTCTTAAACTAATTGGAGGCATCAACAGGGGAAGGCCCAACCAAAAAGACCTGGAAGAAGCTAAAAAATTCGCCCGGGAAGTTGCGGAAAAAATAAAAAGTTCTTAG
- a CDS encoding mannose-1-phosphate guanylyltransferase — translation MPKALIMAGGKGERLWPLSRKSRPKQFARFFEKTFFQLTVERIAPLVGMENICVVTPEEYIPEIRREVPHLLEKNIFVEPMGKNTAPCIGLSALYLAKENPEEVMVVLPADHLIEKEEEFRRVVQFAFELAEEDRLVTLGIKPSHPHTGYGYIHFDGEYRTKDGLKAYKVLEFTEKPDLETARRFVAEGTYLWNSGMFVWKSRVILDEIKQYMPDLWQGLQEIARYLGTAKEENVKREVFSGLKSVSIDYGVMEKTQRAVVIPADLGWSDVGSWAALAELLEKDENGNLTFSKHLPIDSRGCAVFSKKPVVTLGTCDLVIVEDEDVIFVMPREKHQEVRKVLEKLEESEDEDFRRLL, via the coding sequence GTGCCCAAAGCACTCATCATGGCAGGAGGGAAAGGAGAAAGACTCTGGCCACTCAGCCGTAAATCTCGACCCAAGCAGTTTGCACGTTTTTTTGAGAAGACTTTTTTCCAGCTCACTGTTGAGCGCATTGCACCATTGGTTGGCATGGAAAACATATGTGTAGTGACGCCCGAAGAGTATATTCCTGAGATTCGCAGAGAGGTCCCCCATCTCCTTGAAAAAAACATTTTTGTTGAACCTATGGGAAAAAATACCGCTCCCTGCATTGGCCTTTCCGCATTGTACCTTGCGAAGGAAAATCCTGAAGAAGTGATGGTGGTGCTCCCTGCAGACCACCTGATTGAGAAAGAAGAGGAATTTCGCCGGGTGGTGCAATTTGCCTTCGAGCTGGCTGAAGAAGATAGACTGGTTACTCTGGGGATAAAACCTTCCCATCCTCATACTGGTTATGGTTACATTCATTTTGATGGAGAGTACAGGACAAAAGACGGCCTCAAGGCCTATAAGGTTTTGGAGTTTACCGAAAAGCCTGACTTGGAAACTGCTCGGCGATTCGTTGCCGAGGGTACCTACCTCTGGAATAGTGGTATGTTTGTCTGGAAAAGTAGGGTGATACTTGACGAAATAAAGCAGTATATGCCGGACCTCTGGCAAGGTTTGCAGGAAATTGCCCGTTATCTGGGTACAGCAAAAGAAGAAAACGTTAAAAGAGAGGTATTTTCTGGTTTGAAGAGCGTTTCCATTGACTATGGAGTTATGGAAAAGACCCAGCGGGCTGTGGTTATACCCGCGGACCTTGGCTGGAGTGATGTTGGCTCCTGGGCAGCGCTTGCTGAGCTGCTTGAAAAAGACGAAAATGGCAACCTGACTTTTAGCAAGCATTTGCCCATTGATAGCAGGGGTTGTGCTGTTTTCTCCAAAAAACCTGTGGTTACCCTGGGAACTTGTGACCTGGTGATCGTTGAGGACGAAGATGTCATCTTTGTGATGCCCCGCGAAAAACACCAGGAAGTGAGAAAGGTACTTGAAAAGCTTGAGGAAAGTGAAGATGAAGACTTCAGAAGGCTGCTTTAG